The following are from one region of the Coffea eugenioides isolate CCC68of chromosome 2, Ceug_1.0, whole genome shotgun sequence genome:
- the LOC113761914 gene encoding probable 2-carboxy-D-arabinitol-1-phosphatase isoform X2, which produces MSCRTGALITTSHFACTSIFDDFKVSTEFRRPKSCSSVRIQCSSSSPDLHVTTEKFGNDASLTGGAYDFEKATTSLTQKLLFTPKKVTLVRHGLSTWNEEGRVQGSSNLSTLTETGVAQAERCKKALVDTHFDQCFSSPISRAKSTAEIIWQGREQPLVFLDSLKEAHLFFLEGMKNVDALRMYPKEYSTWREDPSNFIVNGVYPVRKLWDTASDAWKEILLTPGENFLVVTHKSMLRALICIALGLGPERISTSQSPCRTGIMSHNLA; this is translated from the exons ATGAGTTGTAGAACAGGAGCACTCATAACCACCAGTCATTTTGCTTGCACTTcaatttttgatgatttcaAGGTGTCCACCGAGTTTCGTCGTCCCAAGTCATGTTCAAGTGTTCGGATTCAGTGCTCTTCTTCGAGCCCAGACCTGCATGTTACTACTG AGAAATTTGGGAATGATGCTTCATTGACTGGTGGAGCATATGACTTCGAAAAGGCAACAACATCCCTTACTCAGAAATTATTATTTACTCCCAAGAAGGTTACCCTTGTTCGCCATGGTCTCAGCACTTGGAATGAAGAAGGTAGAGTTCAG GGAAGCTCAAATCTCTCCACTTTAACTGAAACTGGAGTGGCTCAAGCAGAGAGGTGCAAGAAAGCATTAGTTGATACGCACTTCGATCAATGTTTCTCCAGTCCAATATCACGTGCCAAG TCCACAGCTGAAATTATATGGCAAGGTAGGGAGCAGCCTTTGGTTTTTCTTGATTCGCTGAAGGAGGCCCATCTATTTTTCCTCGAAGGGATGAAAAATG TGGATGCTTTGCGGATGTATCCAAAGGAGTATTCAACATGGAGAGAAGATCCATCAAATTTTATTGTGAATGGTGTCTATCCAGTTCGGAAACTTTGGGACACAGCAAGTGATGCTTGGAAAGAAATCTTACTTACACCT GGAGAGAATTTTTTGGTTGTAACGCACAAATCAATGTTGAGAGCACTGATCTGCATTGCTCTTGGACTAGGTCCAGAGAG AATTTCTACAAGCCAGAGTCCGTGCAGGACGGGGATAATGTCTCACAATCTTGCGTGA
- the LOC113761914 gene encoding probable 2-carboxy-D-arabinitol-1-phosphatase isoform X1, producing the protein MSCRTGALITTSHFACTSIFDDFKVSTEFRRPKSCSSVRIQCSSSSPDLHVTTEKFGNDASLTGGAYDFEKATTSLTQKLLFTPKKVTLVRHGLSTWNEEGRVQGSSNLSTLTETGVAQAERCKKALVDTHFDQCFSSPISRAKSTAEIIWQGREQPLVFLDSLKEAHLFFLEGMKNVDALRMYPKEYSTWREDPSNFIVNGVYPVRKLWDTASDAWKEILLTPGENFLVVTHKSMLRALICIALGLGPERFRAVDINNGGLSVFNFNKQGEAMLQSLNMTAHMYTDHIYRHQKKGK; encoded by the exons ATGAGTTGTAGAACAGGAGCACTCATAACCACCAGTCATTTTGCTTGCACTTcaatttttgatgatttcaAGGTGTCCACCGAGTTTCGTCGTCCCAAGTCATGTTCAAGTGTTCGGATTCAGTGCTCTTCTTCGAGCCCAGACCTGCATGTTACTACTG AGAAATTTGGGAATGATGCTTCATTGACTGGTGGAGCATATGACTTCGAAAAGGCAACAACATCCCTTACTCAGAAATTATTATTTACTCCCAAGAAGGTTACCCTTGTTCGCCATGGTCTCAGCACTTGGAATGAAGAAGGTAGAGTTCAG GGAAGCTCAAATCTCTCCACTTTAACTGAAACTGGAGTGGCTCAAGCAGAGAGGTGCAAGAAAGCATTAGTTGATACGCACTTCGATCAATGTTTCTCCAGTCCAATATCACGTGCCAAG TCCACAGCTGAAATTATATGGCAAGGTAGGGAGCAGCCTTTGGTTTTTCTTGATTCGCTGAAGGAGGCCCATCTATTTTTCCTCGAAGGGATGAAAAATG TGGATGCTTTGCGGATGTATCCAAAGGAGTATTCAACATGGAGAGAAGATCCATCAAATTTTATTGTGAATGGTGTCTATCCAGTTCGGAAACTTTGGGACACAGCAAGTGATGCTTGGAAAGAAATCTTACTTACACCT GGAGAGAATTTTTTGGTTGTAACGCACAAATCAATGTTGAGAGCACTGATCTGCATTGCTCTTGGACTAGGTCCAGAGAG GTTCCGTGCAGTCGACATAAATAACGGTGGGCTATCTGTGTTCAACTTCAACAAACAAGGGGAGGCAATGCTTCAATCATTAAATATGACAGCTCATATGTACACTGATCACATCTACAGGCATCAGAAAAAAGGGAAATGA
- the LOC113763158 gene encoding pentatricopeptide repeat-containing protein At2g33760 codes for MNEKLSQQPDTFVFNGNRTLAQTSPYQILLRAGSHLKLLKQVHAHIITTGRNHHLPLLTKLATSAISSGAILYAQKLFLCAPTVDGFLLSSLITAASKSHFPLQTILFYRHMLARNISPTNYTYTSVIKACAQLQDPRTGRVVHCHVLTNGFSLDQFVQAALVSFYSKIRELKFARKMFDEMPQKSIVSWNSMISGYEQNGFADEAIMLFAKMRELGVQFDSATLVSVLSACADTGALELGSWVHDYVKSSPISLDVVLGTALINMYAKCGNVRKARGVFDLMDEPNVMAWTAMISGYGMHGFGKEAIDLFRLMINQGIYPNEITFVAVLSACAHAGLVQEGREAFAIMKNYGMMPGTEHHVCMVDMFGRMGLLSEAYHYIKDLFPFQPAPAVWTAMLGACKLHKNYDLGVEVADNLFAAEPDNAGHYVLLSNMYALAGQMERVEMVRNAMISKELKKPVGYSIIEIDQKAHLFSTGGMPHPESMAILQFLDELVQQIKAAGYVPVSEAIMHELEEEEKECALRYHSEKFAVAFGLLKTRQGVPIRIVKNLRICEDCHMAIKYISLVSKREICVRDKLRFHHFKDGSCSCKDFW; via the coding sequence ATGAATGAAAAGCTTTCTCAGCAACCAGACACTTTTGTCTTCAATGGAAACAGAACACTTGCACAGACTTCACCGTACCAAATCCTTCTTAGAGCCGGCTCGCATCTCAAACTCCTCAAACAAGTCCATGCCCACATCATCACCACCGGCCGGAACCACCATCTCCCGCTGCTCACTAAGCTTGCCACCTCAGCCATCAGTTCTGGCGCCATCCTGTACGCCCAGAAGCTCTTCCTCTGTGCTCCAACTGTTGACGGTTTTCTCCTCTCTTCCCTCATCACCGCCGCCTCAAAATCCCACTTCCCACTCCAAACCATCCTCTTCTATCGCCACATGCTTGCGCGTAACATCTCCCCTACTAACTACACATATACTTCTGTGATTAAGGCTTGCGCTCAATTACAGGACCCGAGAACTGGTAGAGTTGTTCATTGCCATGTTTTGACTAATGGGTTCAGTTTGGATCAATTTGTTCAAGCTGCATTAGTGAGTTTTTACTCTAAAATTAGGGAATTAAAATTTGCGAGGAAGATGTTCGATGAAATGCCCCAGAAGAGTATTGTCTCGTGGAATTCTATGATTTCAGGTTATGAACAGAATGGATTTGCAGATGAAGCAATCATGCTGTTTGCTAAAATGAGAGAGTTAGGTGTTCAGTTTGATTCTGCTACTCTTGTAAGTGTGTTATCAGCTTGCGCGGACACGGGGGCACTTGAATTGGGAAGTTGGGTTCATGATTATGTGAAGAGCAGTCCGATTAGTTTAGATGTGGTTCTTGGTACTGCGCTGATTAATATGTATGCCAAGTGTGGGAATGTGAGGAAAGCTCGGGGAGTTTTTGATCTAATGGATGAGCCCAATGTCATGGCTTGGACTGCCATGATCTCAGGTTATGGAATGCATGGTTTCGGTAAAGAAGCTATTGATTTATTTCGACTGATGATAAATCAGGGAATCTATCCAAATGAAATTACTTTTGTTGCTGTATTGTCTGCATGTGCTCACGCTGGGCTAGTCCAGGAGGGCCGTGAGGCATTTGCTATCATGAAGAATTATGGTATGATGCCGGGCACAGAGCATCATGTTTGCATGGTTGATATGTTTGGGAGGATGGGTTTGCTCAGTGAAGCATATCACTATATCAAGGATCTGTTTCCTTTCCAGCCAGCACCGGCAGTTTGGACTGCTATGCTTGGGGCTTGCAAATTGCACAAAAATTATGATCTTGGTGTAGAAGTTGCTGATAATCTTTTTGCTGCGGAACCTGACAATGCAGGACACTACGTTTTGCTTTCAAATATGTATGCGTTGGCTGGACAGATGGAACGTGTTGAAATGGTTAGAAATGCCATGATAAGTAAAGAGTTGAAGAAACCAGTTGGTTACAGCATCATAGAGATTGATCAGAAGGCACATCTTTTTAGCACTGGTGGCATGCCTCACCCTGAGAGCATGGCGATACTTCAATTCTTGGACGAATTGGTTCAGCAGATCAAGGCAGCAGGTTATGTACCAGTTTCTGAAGCTATTATGCACGAGttagaggaagaagagaaggaatgtGCTCTTAGATACCACAGCGAGAAGTTTGCTGTAGCTTTCGGACTCTTGAAAACAAGGCAGGGGGTTCCTATTCGAATTGTGAAAAACTTGCGGATCTGCGAGGATTGCCACATGGCTATCAAGTACATTTCATTAGTATCCAAAAGAGAAATTTGTGTTCGAGACAAGCTTCGCTTTCATCATTTTAAAGATGGCTCCTGTTCTTGCAAGGATTTCTGGTGA